One Pseudomonas syringae CC1557 genomic window, CAGCACCGGACGGATGTCCTTGTCGGCATTGAAGTCGATGCGGAAGTAATGGGAGATCTGATCCCACCAGCGTGACCACTGACTGTCTTCAGTCTTGTCTTCGGTCAGGCCAAGCAGCGACTGACCTTTGTCTTCGTATTCGGGAGCCAGCGTGTTGAGCTGAACGGCCTGCTCGCGAAGTGCAGCCAGTTGCAGAAACAGGCCGGTACGATCCGGCTGCTCGACGCTGCGCAGCGCGGCCAGGCTCTTGGCCAGTTGCTCGCGTGCGGCGAAAGACCCAGGATCGTCCTGTTCGCGCAGAATTTCATCGGCACCCTGAACCAGGGCCTGTGCGCTGTTAACGTCCTGTAGTGCTGACAGGCGCAGGCTGGCAAGGCGCAGCAAATGTTCGGCCTCGGCCAGACGCCAGTCCTTGCGGCTGGCACCCAGCACGGTTTCAAGGCGCTGGCTAAGGCGTTGCTGGTCGCCCTGCAACTGCGCCACCAGACGACGACTGTCTTCCAGCTGGTCGGCAGGCGGAATTTGCGCGAGACGTGCGCTCAGTTGCTGGTCGTTTTGAGCCAGCACCAGAGTCTGTTCGGCGATGTCCTGAACCTGCCCGCGTTGTTGCTGGTGTCCGGCCTGCAGCATGCGCAGTTGCCAGACTCCCCAGCCCGCCACGGCGACGCCGGCGATGCCGAGCAGCAATGCGAGGATCACCAAGCTACTGCTGCGGTTGCCGGTACGCTCGACGCGCACGGGGTCGGGCGTGGAATTCGATGTTTTCAAAACCGATTCTTCGTCTTTAGGCAAGGCTGTTTCGCTCACGTATCCCATCCTTTGCATTTTGGCGTAGTAGCGTAAACGACAAGTGTCGATCAATACGCCTTCACGGCAGGCTGAGGCTGATTCCGCAACGCTGCCAGCAATGCCGTAGCGTTGGCGCCACGGCAATCAATAACGGTTCGGGCACCGGCTGCGCGCGCAATGTCGGCAACCCTGGGGCTCGGTACAAATAACGGCAAACCGGCCAGATCCGGCCATGAATCACCTGCCATTTGCAGTAAATGTTCAAAACCCTGCCCACTGCTGACCACCAGCCCGTTCAAGCGTTCCAACCTCACGCGCTGCAACAGGGTGCCAGCAGCGTACTGCGGCAGGTAGCGCCGGTACAACGGCAGGTAGTCGACATCTGCTCCCTGCTCGCGCAATTGCTCGGCCAACAGTTCGCGTCCCTCGTCACCGCGCATGATCAATACCCGGCTTCCGGGTGTGGCAATCGCCTGCTTCAGGCGCGGCAGTTCAAGCAAGGCCTCGCTGTCGTCACCCTGTTCCGGCCAGCTTGTATCCAGGCCGTAATCGAGCAGTATCTGCCCGGTAGCTGAACCCACACTGAACCAGGGTTGCATGGGCGGCTGCGGCCACACTTCATCGATCAGCTCGATGGCCAGACGCGCAGCCGGCTTGCTGACGACGATTACTGCGCAATAATTGAGCAGCTCGAAAATGATCGAACGCTGCGCAGGCGTCAAGGGTAAAGGCTCGGTTTCAAGCAAGGGCAGACTGTTGCTGAAGATTCCGGCGTCGGCCAACAGCCTGGCCAGCGCCGCTGATTCTTCGGCAGGACGAGTCAGCAGCAGACGCCAGCCATTCATGGGTTATTGGCCTCGCCGTAAACCGCCTTGAGGATCTCGGCTGCACCCTGCGCCAACAACGCTTCTGCGACTTCCACGCCCAGTGCCTGGGCCGAAGTTTGCGGTGCGCGGGCTTCTGCACGCAGCAGCAGACTGCCGGACGGATCGCCGACCAGGCCCCGCAACCAGACGTTATCGCCCTCCAGCACGGCATAGCAGGCGATGGGAACCTGGCAGCCACCGTTAAGGTGCTTGTTCAGCGAACGCTCGGCAATCACGCGCACAGCGGTGTCTTCGTGATGCAGGGGCGCAAGCAGCGCGTGAATTTCGGCATCGACACTGCGGCATTCGATACCGACCGCGCCCTGCCCACCTGCCGGCAGGCTGTCGTCGACGCTGATCGACGAGGTGAGGCGGTCTTCGAAGCCCAGGCGAATCAGGCCGGCTGCGGCGAGGATGATTGCGTCGTACTCACCGGCATCCAGCTTGGCAAGCCGGGTATTGACGTTACCGCGCAGGAAGCGGATTTGCAGGTCCGGGCGTCGCGCCAGCAACTGGGCCTGGCGACGCAGGCTGGAGGTGCCGACCACGCTGCCGGCCGGCAGCGCTTCGAGGCTATCGAAGGTATTGGATACAAATGCATCGCGTGGGTCTTCACGTTCGCAGATACAAAACAGGCCCAGCCCCTGAGGGAAGTCCATCGGCACATCTTTCATCGAATGCACGGCGATGTCGGCGGTGTCTTCCAGAAGCGCTGTTTCCAGCTCTTTGACGAACAGGCCCTTGCCACCAATTTTCGACAGGGGCGAGTCCAACAGCTTGTCGCCACGGCTGATCATGGGCACCAGCGTGACGATAAGGCCCGGATGAGCGTGTTCCAGGCGCGCTTTTACGTATTCGGCCTGCCATAGGGCCAGCGCGCTTCTGCGGGTGGCAATGCGGATTTCGCGAGAGGACATTGAACAATCCGTACTGAATAGATGCGACGGATAATAACAGCTCAGCCGGAACGACTTCAGTGCTGCCTGAAAACTTGCGTCAGTCCACCGTTCCCGGGCAGCGAATCGGCCAGCGGTTGAGGGATCTGACAAGAAGGTTTGGCGATGCAGAAGCCGGAAAACGCACAGCCCTGAGATTTCGATCAGTTCCGTGACTCGGCCTTGGCATTCGGGGTCCCGGAGTGGATGGAAACCCTAGAGCTGCTGCATCATTTTGCGAACGCCCGCCACATGACGGCGGCTGACAGTCAGAGCATCGCTGGCCTGAAGACCTCTCACGAACAACTGAAAGTGCCCAAGCGGCGTGCGTTGCATGCGCTCGATTCGGTCGCGCGCCACCAGTGCGTTGCGGTGAATACGCACGAACCGATCACCGAACTCGTCCTCCAGTGCCTTCAATGGCTCGTCCAGCAGGACCTCTCCACCTTCATGTCGCAGGGTGACGTACTTGTGATCAGCAATGAAATAGATCACATGGTCCAGCGGAATCAGCTCGATGCCCTTACGGGTGCGGGCGCTGATATGACTGCGCGGACCTGAGCCGCTTTCGGCAGCAGGGCGAGTCATCGCTGCCAACTGAACGCGATTCGGGCGCTCGGCCTTGCGCAAGGCTTCGATCAGATGCTCGGAGCGTACGGGTTTGACCAGGTAGCCGACCGCGCTGACCTGAAAAGCTTCCAGGGCAAACTCGTCGTGTGCGGTGCAGAACACGACGGCTGGCGGCGCTTCACGCTCGCACAGCCTCGCCGCGACTTGCAGGCCATCAAGGCCCGGCATTCGGATATCGAGCAATACGATATCCGGTTTGTGGGTTTCGATCAGCGCCAAGGCTTCTTCGCCATTGGAGGCGCTGGATTCCAGTACTCGGTAACCCTCGATTTCGTTGACCATGCGGCTGAGTCGCTCGCGGGCCAAGGGTTCGTCATCAACGATCAGGACATTCATATAGCTCTGGCTTCCTGCGTGAGTCTCGCACAAGGATAGCGTAGACAGGTGTAGTGACGACCGTCACGGCGCTCCACGCTCAGACTGGCGTGCGGACCAAAAAGTGCCGCGATACGTGCACCGATATTTGTCAGGGCTTGCTGAGTACCATTGGAAGTCTGCCGAGTGGCAGCTTCTTCATAGGGATTGCTGACGCTCAATATGAACTCTCCCTCTTCATAGTCTGCTTCGACTGTCACTACGCCCCCTTCGATTCGCGGAGCAATGCCATAGATCAAAGCGTTTTCAAGTAATGGCTGCAAGGTTAGCTGGGGAATCGGCAAATCATCGGGAATTGTGCTTACCCTCCAGTCCAACTGTAGACGCTCGCCGAGGCGATATTGCTCAATCGATAAATATCGTTTTGCCAACGCCAGCTCTTCGGCCCATGTCACCAGGCTCCCGGGCTTGGCCAGGCTGGCACGAAACAGGTCAGACAAATCCAGTACCGCCTGCTCCGCCTTGACCGGGTCGCTGGCGACCAGGCTCGCAATACTGTTGAGGGTGTTGAACAGAAAATGCGGGCGGATACGTGCCTGCAATGATTCGATTCTTGCTCGCAGTTCGCCCTGTTGCTGCTTGCGCCATTGGCTCTGGAGATAGAAGTAACGCAGCATCAGGGCTGACATGATCAAGGCGATAGTCGAGTAACGCAGGTAACGCTCGACCATCCCGCTGATCGAGATTCTCCCGGTAAGCTGACACACATCGGTGACGGCCGTGCACAATAACGTCAAACCGACCACCAGCAGGCAGCTGAGCATGCCGGCCAGCCCTGGCGTCAGGCGCGCCAGCCAAGGCCGCAGCCCGCAGAGCAGCGCCGCCGAGAGCAGTACGATCCACTGCACGAACAGTGACATCAGCGCCAGGCGCACCCAGTCGAACCCGCTGCGCATCGGTTCTACCAGCACCAGAATCAACACCAGCAGCTCGGCCAGCACCACGAGCACCAGCAATGCCTGCGGCAGGCACAGTTCGGGGAGGAAAAAGTCTTTGCCGGGAACGGGCCTGGCGGGGTGTTTCAACGGTTTGGTCTGCATGGCTTCAGTCTCTGCCCTGGCCTCGTCGGCAGCAAGCCATCCGGGAATAAAAAAGCATCAACCCTGTTATCATCGCTACCGCCCTTGTGCCAGGTATCGGGCACGCCACTTACTGTTGAGCAACGAGCGAATCCATGAGCACCGACAAGACCAACCAGTCCTGGGGCGGCCGCTTCAGTGAACCCGTCGACGCATTCGTCGCACGTTTCACTGCCTCCGTCACCTTCGATCAACGCCTGTATCGCCACGACATCATGGGCTCCATCGCCCACGCCACGATGCTGGCCAAGGTGGGCGTTCTGACCGACGCCGAGCGCGATACCATCGTTGAAGGCCTGCACACCATCCAGGCGGAAATCGAGGCCGGCAGCTTCGAGTGGCGCGTCGATCTGGAAGACGTGCACATGAACATTGAAGCACGCCTGACCGACCGCATCGGCATCACCGGCAAGAAGCTGCACACCGGTCGCAGCCGCAACGATCAGGTGGCCACTGATATTCGCCTGTGGTTGCGTGACGAAATCGACCTGATCCTGAGTGAGATCACGCGTCTGCAGCAAGGTTTGCTGGGGCAGGCCGAGCGCGAAGCTGAAACCATCATGCCCGGCTTCACGCATTTGCAGACGGCCCAGCCAGTAACATTTGGTCACCATATGCTGGCCTGGTTTGAAATGCTCAGCCGCGACTACGAGCGTCTGGTGGACTGTCGCAAGCGTCTGAACCGCATGCCGCTGGGCAGCGCTGCGCTGGCGGGCACCACTTACCCGATCGACCGCGAACTGACCTGCAAACTGCTCGGCTTCGACGTGGTGGGTGGCAACTCGCTGGACGGCGTGTCGGATCGCGATTTCGCCATCGAATTCTGCTCGGCCGCTTCCATTGCCATGATGCACCTGTCGCGCTTCTCGGAAGAGCTGGTGCTCTGGACCAGTGCGCAATTTCAGTTCATCGACTTGCCGGATCGCTTCTGCACGGGCAGCTCGATCATGCCGCAGAAGAAAAACCCTGACGTCCCTGAACTGGTACGCGGCAAGAGCGGCCGTGTATTCGGCGCATTGATGGGCCTGCTGACCTTGATGAAAGGCCAGCCGCTGGCCTACAACAAGGACAACCAGGAAGACAAGGAACCTTTGTTCGACGCTGCCGACACCCTGCGTGATTCGCTGCGTGCTTTCGCCGACATGATCCCGGCGATCAAACCGAAGCACGCGATCATGCGCGAAGCGGCGCTGCGCGGGTTCTCCACGGCGACCGATCTGGCTGACTACCTCGTGCGCCGTGGCCTGCCGTTCCGTGACTGCCATGAAATTGTGGGTCATGCCGTGAAATACGGCGTGGAAACCGGCAAGGACCTGGCGGAAATGAGCCTGGAAGAGCTGCGTCAGTTCAGCAACCAGATCGAGCAGGATGTGTTCGCGGTGCTGACCCTGGAAGGCTCTGTGAATGCCCGTAACCACATCGGTGGCACCGCTCCCGAGCAAGTCCGCGCCGCCGTGGTTCGCGGCCAGGAGCTGCTGGCCGGGCGCTGAACATACCCCGCACCCACGCCGGAGCCTCTGATCATCGTTCCCACTCCGCGTGGGAACGCCCTCCTGGAGGCTCTGCGTCCGATCCTGAAGGCGCACCGCGGCACAGATGTGTGACTCAGAGCGTCACGAATTGCATGCCGACGCGGAGCATTGGCACGACAGTGCTCTCCCGGGCACTTATCGTTCCTACGAGTCTTTCAACACCTGCCGATTTCCCTCCAGCGCACCCCGCCGTTATCATCCCCCGCATCTTGTGAAGGACTTATCCGATGCTTAATGGCCTGTGGCTTGGTTTTTTTGTCGTGGCGACGATTTCAGCGCTGGTGCAGTGGCTGGTGGGCGGCAATGCGGGCATTTTTGCGGCGATGGTCGAAAGCATCTTTGCCATGGCCAAGCTGTCGGTCGAGGTGATGGTGCTGTTGTTCGGCACGCTGACCCTGTGGCTGGGTTTTCTGCGTATCGCGGAAAAGGCCGGGATTGTCGACTGGCTGGCCAAAGTCCTCGGGCCACTGTTCCTGCGCCTGATGCCGGAAGTCCCGCCAGGCCATCCGGCGCTGGGTCTTATTACCCTCAACTTTGCCGCCAACGCCCTGGGTCTCGACAACGCGGCGACGCCTATCGGCCTGAAAGCCATGCGTTCGTTGCAGGAGCTCAATCCCAGCAAGACCGCTGCCAGTAACGCGCAGATCCTGTTTCTAGTACTTAATGCCTCGTCTCTGACCCTGCTGCCGGTGACGATCTTCATGTACCGCGCTCAGCAAGGTGCGCCCGATCCGACGCTGGTGTTCCTGCCGATCCTGCTGGCGACCAGCGTTTCGACTATCGTCGGCCTGCTGTCGGTAGCCTTCATGCAGCGGCTGCGCTTGTGGGACCCGGTGGTGCTCGCCTATCTGATCCCCGGCGCTTTGCTGCTGGGGGCGTTCATGGCCTTTCTCGGCACCCTTTCGGCGGCTGCGCTGGCGGGCCTGTCGTCGATTCTGGGCAACCTCACGCTGTTCGGCCTGATCATGATGTTCCTGATCATCGGCACGCTGCGCAAAGTGCTGGTTTACGAGGCCTTCGTCGAAGGCGCGAAAGAAGGCTTCGACGTCGCCAAGAGTCTGCTGCCTTATCTGGTCGCGATGCTCTGCGCGGTGGGCGTGCTGCGTGCCTCAGGAGCGCTGGACTTCGGCCTCGAAGGCATTCGGCATGTGGTGCAGTGGCTGGGGTTGGATACCCGCTTTGTCGATGCGCTGCCGACGGCGATGGTCAAACCCTTTTCCGGCAGCGCTGCCCGTGCCTTGCTGATAGAAACCATGCAGACCCAGGGCGTGGACAGCTTCGCCGCACTGGCGGCTGCGACGATTCAGGGTAGCACCGAAACCACTTTCTATGTACTGGCGGTGTACTTCGGTGCGGTAGGCATTCAGCGCGCCCGTCATGCAGTGGGTTGCGCGCTGCTGGCTGAATTTTCCGGCGTTGTGGCAGCAATCTTCGTCTGCTATTGGTTTTTCGGCGCGACTGCCAGCTAGGACGCTATTGCGCTGGCGCTGCGGGTGCTGACTCGGCCGGAGCAGCCTCCTGCTTCTGCTCGCTGGCCTCAGGTTCCGCAGGTGCCGATTCAGGCGTTGCTTCTTCGGTTGGGTCGCCGCCCGGCTTGAGCTTGATCAGCCTGCCAGTCGGTCGTTTCACGGCTGGCTGGTCGTTGTCGGTTACCACGAAACGCAACACGCCGATCATCTGCCCATCCTCGGTCAGCACTCGCACCTGCCAGCGGCCGGTGACGTCCTGCGGGAAGTTCTGCTTGCGCGTCCAGGCGCGATAGCCTTCCTTGCGCCCGCCGTGGATGTCCAGGGCGATGCGGTCCATCTCCTGACCTTCGTGCCACCACACATGGTAAATGCGCTCATCAAGGCCGCGTGGCGCGTTGATGGCGGTGTAGGCGTACAGACCACCGTTGCGCAACTGTTTGACGCTGATCAGCGAGATGCTGTCCCCTGGCGTGCGATTCTTGTTATCGAAATCCGGGCTGACCGCCACCTCGGTCAACCAGAGTGTCGCCGGTGGCACCCAGGAGCGCAGCAGCCAGCCCGCCGCGCCGATGGCCAGGATCATCGTGATAACGGTCGCCGCGCTGCGCCAGGTGTTGAGCGGGAAGTTCGACATCAGGCTGGGTGCCGACAACAGCATCGCCACGCCCAGTGCCAGCTTGTAACTCTCGGCGGTGGTCAGGTGCAGGATGATTGGCAGCGCGGTGAGCAGCGCGGCAAATAGCGTCAGGGTGTGCAGCGTCATGAACAGCCAGCGCCTTGGTGCCAGCCATTTGTAGTAGAGCGGGTCAATGATCGAGATCAGTCCAGCGGCCCCAAGCGCTGCGGTGAAGACGGCCTGACCGCTGTTCCAGGTGGTGGTGATGAAAAAGAACGGCAGCACGAAAAACAGGCTTTCCTGGTGGATCATCTGCGTGCCATAGCGCAGCAGGCCTTGCGGAATTTCGCGCCCCAGTGCCTTGTTGAGCAGCCCGACCATGGTGTTCTCGATCATCAGCCACAGCCAACTGATCAACATGACCACTGCGATCCAGGTGGCCAGGCTTTCCTGGCGGTCAACCAGAATGAAACTGGCGATCCCGGAAACGAAACCAAACGCCGCAATGAGCCCCGGATAGCGCTGCATCAAGTTGAGCACGGGTGTCACATAGCGGTTCAGATCAAGCATCGGGGTCGTTCACTCAGGTTGATTCATACAAAAACCGCGCAGCGTACCAAACGCTGCGCGGTGCCTGCACCAGACGTGCAGTCAGGTATCAGGATTCTATTTTTTTCGGGTCCGCCAGCGCCACAAGGCCAGCAGCACAATCAGGGCCAGTGCTCCCGCCAGCAATCCATACAGGCCGTCGTAGCTGAGCAGCGGTTTTTCGATTCGCATGTAGCCAGGCTGGGCGAGTAACTGACGCATGGCTTGATTGGCAGTATCGAGGCTCACCGCCTTGATACGTTTTGCAGGGTCGCCAAAGCGCCCGTTTTCATAGTCGTTGAGCGCGCTCCAATAGTAGTCGGCCAGCGCACTGTTGCCCTGAGTGGCCCACGATTGCCGGTCAATAGCGAGCTGTTGCAGTCGCGCAAACGTGGCGGGCTGCATGCCCTCTTTCTGCAAACGCTCGACCAGCGTCCGGATATCCTGCTCGGTTTCGGTGACATCTTCACGCTCGACGTCGGCGTTCAGGCTCAGGAAGCCGACATCGCCGAACACTTCGCGCTCTGCCGACGGCCCGTAGGACAGCCCGTGCTTCAGGCGCAGCTCAGTGTAGAGCGCCCAGTCGAGATACGCTTTGACCAGATCCCAGGTCTCATCGTGCTGGTCGTCGAGTTGCGGCTCAGGATAGATCAGATGCAACCTGGCGTTGGCCCCCAGACCACCCCGTTGCAGCTCGCGACGCGGCTCGGCAGCGCCGTTGCTTTGCGCCAGCGGCGGGTGGTCGATCGGATCGGTCGGTGCCAGCTTGCCGAACGTTCGCTCCAGATAGGCAGGCAGCAGCTTGTCCAGATCGCCCACCACGATCAGCGTCATGTTGTTGGGTGCGTACCAGTTGGCAAACACGTCCTCGACATGCTCCAGCTTGATGCCGTCGACCTCGGGGCGTTCGGCGCACTTCAAGCCCAGCTCCACGGCCAGCCGGCTGCTGGCGCTGCGTCCCGAGTCGTGTTGCTCAAGCAGGTGCTGTAAATGCGAGAAGTGTCCGCCGTCTTCGCGCTCCACCACACGCTTGACGCCGTCCAGACGCGCCTGGCTCAGCTCGGTTCGGGTCATGATCTCCAGCAGCAGGTCCAGCACCTTGCGCTGGTTGCGCGCGGGTGCTTCGATCACAAAGGTGGTGTCGGCATTGCTGGTAAACGCATTCCATTCGCCACCAAGTGCCTGCATGCGCTCTTCGAGCCCGCCTTCGCCACTGTCATCAACTCCGCTGAACAAAAGGTGTTCCAGCAGGTGTGGCAATTCCTTGTCCGCACAGGGAAAGTCATCGAAACCGATGCCCACGACCAGCCGGATGGCCACATGGCCCTTTTCATAACCGGGCTTGAGAAGGATTTGCAAACCATTGGGCAGCAGATAGCCCTCGACCTGAAGACGGTCAAGGGCAAACGAAGGGAGTGAACCGAGGAGCAGACAAGCGAACAGCAGGCAACGCATAAAACAGCTTTCCTGACGGGCCGGTATGTTTAACAGACTTCACCTCTGCCCTTACGTTCACCGTGATCGTTCGGGTTCGTCCTCGCTCGACAAGGCGCCTGTGTCAGCGGTTTCCAGTACTGCGTAGGCGCTGCTGCAGAACAGCGAATTGAGGCGTTTCATGTCGGCGATCAGCTCCAGGTGCAGCGAGCTGGTCTCTATACTCTGCACCACCTTGTTGCGCAGGCGGCTGACGTGAGCGTGGGCCAGGCGACGTTCCTCGGCCCTGAAGCGGCGTTTCTCACGCAATAATTGACGCGCACTTTCGTGATCGCCGCTGAGGAAAACCGAAAGCCCCAGGCGCAGGTTTGACTGGAGCTGAATATGCAGATCGGCCAGCTCTTCGAGCCCGACTTCGGAGAAGGAGCGACGATGCGCGGTCTTCTGCTGCTGGATCTTGCGCAGCATGCGTTCAATCAGGCCGCTGGCCAGTTCCAGGTTGATGGTCAGCTCGATGATCTCGGCCCAGCGCCGGTTATCGTGCTCGCCGAGGTCTTCACGGGGCATCTGCGCCAGATACAGCTTGATCGCGCTATACAGTGCTTCAACGTCGTCGTTCAGACGGCGCACTTCCTGCGTGACGGCTGTTTGCGTACCGCGCAGCACCGCCAGCATCGAACCGAGCATGCTTTCGATCAGGTCGCCCATGCGCAAGGTTTCGCGCACTGCGTTGGCCAGTGCGAGGCTGGGCGTCGACAGCGCGGTCAGGTCCAGATGCCGAGGTTTGGCCAGCCCGCCGGTTTCATTCTGCTGTGGCAGCAAGTACGAGCACAGCCGCGCCATCGGGGCCACGGTGGGCAGCATGATCAGGCAGCGCACGGTGTTGTAGATCAGATGAAAGCCGATGACCAGTTCCTGTGGACGAAAGCCCAGCGTGTCGATCCATTCGACTAGCGGATCGAGCACCGGAATGATCAGCAGCAAGCCAAGCAGTTTGTACAGCAGGCTGCCGAGCGCCACTTGCCGACCGGCAACGTTCTGCATGCTGGTGCTGAGGAACGCTAGCAGCCCACTGCCGATGTTGGCGCCGATCACTAGCCCGATCGCGACCGGCAAACCGATGACTTCGGTGCCTGCCAGCGTGGCAGTCAACAGCACCGCTGCCAGGCTGGAGTAGGAAATCAGCGCGAACATGGCGCCTACCAGCGCATCCAGCAACAGGTCGCCGGTCAGCGATGCAAACAGCACCTTCACACCGGCCGCCTGCGTGATCGGCGCGGCAGCCGCGACGATCAATTGCAGCGCCAGTACGATCAAGCCCAGACCGATACCGACCCGGCCCATTTGGCCGGCGCGGGTCTGTTTGCGCGACAGGAAGAACACCACGCCGAGGAAAATCAGCAGCGGCGACAGCCATGACAAGTCAAATGTCAGCACGCGGGACATCAGTGCCGTGCCGACATCGGCCCCCAGCATGATCACCAGCGCAGGCGTCAGCGTCATCAGGCCCTGGCCGACGAAGGAGGTCACCAGCATGGCGGTAGCGTTACTGCTCTGCACGGTGGCGGTCACCAGAATGCCGGCGATGAACGCCAGCGGCCGTTTGGACATGTTCTGGCTGAGCAAGCGGCGCAGTTGCGCTCCGTAAACACGAAGGATGCCGGTGCGCACGATATGTGTGCCCCAGATCAGCAGGGCGACAGCAGACAGCAAATCGAGCAGGGTCAGCATGCAGAAAGCCCCTGAGGTTTGCCCGTTCAGGCGATGAATTGAAAGATGTAGCGTGTAGCGAGCGAGGACGGGTTTATAGCGCTCTACTAAGCTTTAGTCGGCCTTTGGCCTTGGCGCCAGCATCGCACAGGGCGAGAGTCATTGAAATAAAAGTGTCATAAATCAGTATTTTGATGTCGCTTACGGGCACATGCCATGGACATGCCGCAGACAGTTCATGCGCTGGCGCCAACTTGCCGCCCGAAGACGGCAAGTGGATTACCCGGTCAATCCATGGTGAATGCGACGTTGGGTTCGAGTTTCATCCCGACGGCTTTTGCGACCTTCATGCCCTTTTCATACGAAAACGATTTATCCGCAGTGGGCTGGAAAAACTCCACGAAATCCAGACTGCGACGGCTGAATACGAACCCGCCGATCAGTGGCCGATTGACTGCATACAGGTGCGGACACAGCGCCATCATCGAGGATGCGGGCACGCCGATCAGGTGTTCCTCAAGATCACCTTCTTGCTGAGCGTCCTGCGGGTAGAACCACAGCGGGGTGCTGATAAACAGGTAGGAGTCCGGCCCCAGACTGGAAAGCAGCGTCCGTACCAGCCATCGTGCAGTGTCTGCCGTCAGGTGCTCGACAACGTCCAGCAGGCAGATTATCCGGTACTGAGCGAGCCGCTCGGATGACAACTCCTGAGCCAGACCATGCCAGATGTTG contains:
- a CDS encoding uroporphyrinogen-III C-methyltransferase, with amino-acid sequence MSETALPKDEESVLKTSNSTPDPVRVERTGNRSSSLVILALLLGIAGVAVAGWGVWQLRMLQAGHQQQRGQVQDIAEQTLVLAQNDQQLSARLAQIPPADQLEDSRRLVAQLQGDQQRLSQRLETVLGASRKDWRLAEAEHLLRLASLRLSALQDVNSAQALVQGADEILREQDDPGSFAAREQLAKSLAALRSVEQPDRTGLFLQLAALREQAVQLNTLAPEYEDKGQSLLGLTEDKTEDSQWSRWWDQISHYFRIDFNADKDIRPVLAGQSLSQVRLALSLALEQAQWAALNGEPQVYAKAVAEAQSVLKANFNQEDPQSKALSVGLDDVANKPVSVKTPDLAPTLSAVQAYLERRHAVSQPAEAQQGTSR
- the hemC gene encoding hydroxymethylbilane synthase, giving the protein MSSREIRIATRRSALALWQAEYVKARLEHAHPGLIVTLVPMISRGDKLLDSPLSKIGGKGLFVKELETALLEDTADIAVHSMKDVPMDFPQGLGLFCICEREDPRDAFVSNTFDSLEALPAGSVVGTSSLRRQAQLLARRPDLQIRFLRGNVNTRLAKLDAGEYDAIILAAAGLIRLGFEDRLTSSISVDDSLPAGGQGAVGIECRSVDAEIHALLAPLHHEDTAVRVIAERSLNKHLNGGCQVPIACYAVLEGDNVWLRGLVGDPSGSLLLRAEARAPQTSAQALGVEVAEALLAQGAAEILKAVYGEANNP
- a CDS encoding LytR/AlgR family response regulator transcription factor; amino-acid sequence: MNVLIVDDEPLARERLSRMVNEIEGYRVLESSASNGEEALALIETHKPDIVLLDIRMPGLDGLQVAARLCEREAPPAVVFCTAHDEFALEAFQVSAVGYLVKPVRSEHLIEALRKAERPNRVQLAAMTRPAAESGSGPRSHISARTRKGIELIPLDHVIYFIADHKYVTLRHEGGEVLLDEPLKALEDEFGDRFVRIHRNALVARDRIERMQRTPLGHFQLFVRGLQASDALTVSRRHVAGVRKMMQQL
- a CDS encoding nucleoside recognition domain-containing protein, with protein sequence MLNGLWLGFFVVATISALVQWLVGGNAGIFAAMVESIFAMAKLSVEVMVLLFGTLTLWLGFLRIAEKAGIVDWLAKVLGPLFLRLMPEVPPGHPALGLITLNFAANALGLDNAATPIGLKAMRSLQELNPSKTAASNAQILFLVLNASSLTLLPVTIFMYRAQQGAPDPTLVFLPILLATSVSTIVGLLSVAFMQRLRLWDPVVLAYLIPGALLLGAFMAFLGTLSAAALAGLSSILGNLTLFGLIMMFLIIGTLRKVLVYEAFVEGAKEGFDVAKSLLPYLVAMLCAVGVLRASGALDFGLEGIRHVVQWLGLDTRFVDALPTAMVKPFSGSAARALLIETMQTQGVDSFAALAAATIQGSTETTFYVLAVYFGAVGIQRARHAVGCALLAEFSGVVAAIFVCYWFFGATAS
- a CDS encoding DUF5924 family protein, yielding MLDLNRYVTPVLNLMQRYPGLIAAFGFVSGIASFILVDRQESLATWIAVVMLISWLWLMIENTMVGLLNKALGREIPQGLLRYGTQMIHQESLFFVLPFFFITTTWNSGQAVFTAALGAAGLISIIDPLYYKWLAPRRWLFMTLHTLTLFAALLTALPIILHLTTAESYKLALGVAMLLSAPSLMSNFPLNTWRSAATVITMILAIGAAGWLLRSWVPPATLWLTEVAVSPDFDNKNRTPGDSISLISVKQLRNGGLYAYTAINAPRGLDERIYHVWWHEGQEMDRIALDIHGGRKEGYRAWTRKQNFPQDVTGRWQVRVLTEDGQMIGVLRFVVTDNDQPAVKRPTGRLIKLKPGGDPTEEATPESAPAEPEASEQKQEAAPAESAPAAPAQ
- a CDS encoding uroporphyrinogen-III synthase produces the protein MNGWRLLLTRPAEESAALARLLADAGIFSNSLPLLETEPLPLTPAQRSIIFELLNYCAVIVVSKPAARLAIELIDEVWPQPPMQPWFSVGSATGQILLDYGLDTSWPEQGDDSEALLELPRLKQAIATPGSRVLIMRGDEGRELLAEQLREQGADVDYLPLYRRYLPQYAAGTLLQRVRLERLNGLVVSSGQGFEHLLQMAGDSWPDLAGLPLFVPSPRVADIARAAGARTVIDCRGANATALLAALRNQPQPAVKAY
- the argH gene encoding argininosuccinate lyase; protein product: MSTDKTNQSWGGRFSEPVDAFVARFTASVTFDQRLYRHDIMGSIAHATMLAKVGVLTDAERDTIVEGLHTIQAEIEAGSFEWRVDLEDVHMNIEARLTDRIGITGKKLHTGRSRNDQVATDIRLWLRDEIDLILSEITRLQQGLLGQAEREAETIMPGFTHLQTAQPVTFGHHMLAWFEMLSRDYERLVDCRKRLNRMPLGSAALAGTTYPIDRELTCKLLGFDVVGGNSLDGVSDRDFAIEFCSAASIAMMHLSRFSEELVLWTSAQFQFIDLPDRFCTGSSIMPQKKNPDVPELVRGKSGRVFGALMGLLTLMKGQPLAYNKDNQEDKEPLFDAADTLRDSLRAFADMIPAIKPKHAIMREAALRGFSTATDLADYLVRRGLPFRDCHEIVGHAVKYGVETGKDLAEMSLEELRQFSNQIEQDVFAVLTLEGSVNARNHIGGTAPEQVRAAVVRGQELLAGR
- a CDS encoding sensor histidine kinase, whose amino-acid sequence is MQTKPLKHPARPVPGKDFFLPELCLPQALLVLVVLAELLVLILVLVEPMRSGFDWVRLALMSLFVQWIVLLSAALLCGLRPWLARLTPGLAGMLSCLLVVGLTLLCTAVTDVCQLTGRISISGMVERYLRYSTIALIMSALMLRYFYLQSQWRKQQQGELRARIESLQARIRPHFLFNTLNSIASLVASDPVKAEQAVLDLSDLFRASLAKPGSLVTWAEELALAKRYLSIEQYRLGERLQLDWRVSTIPDDLPIPQLTLQPLLENALIYGIAPRIEGGVVTVEADYEEGEFILSVSNPYEEAATRQTSNGTQQALTNIGARIAALFGPHASLSVERRDGRHYTCLRYPCARLTQEARAI